From a region of the Theobroma cacao cultivar B97-61/B2 chromosome 8, Criollo_cocoa_genome_V2, whole genome shotgun sequence genome:
- the LOC18592482 gene encoding protein Mpv17 isoform X3: MEALGGNGAFWGWNLPDIRSKKKRFQSKSKSSDSTAEATGAGGYRLPLKQAVTAASLALTGDTIAQLSDRWRKQKQSLSGSSDTSKDIMSSVVSHHDWLRALRMTSYGFLFYGPGSYAWYKCLDHYLPHQTAQNLMLKIVLGPCVIAVVFAWNNLWLGKLSQLPNKYQKDALPTLFYGFRFWIPVSVLNFWVVPLQARVAFMSTGSIFWNFFLSSTMSK, encoded by the exons ATGGAAGCTTTGGGCGGTAATGGCGCCTTTTGGGGGTGGAACCTTCCAGATATAAGAAGCAAGAAGAAGCGGTTTCAATCAAAGTCGAAGTCCTCAGATTCAACGGCGGAGGCAACCGGCGCTGGCGGTTATCGTTTACCGTTGAAGCAAGCTGTGACGGCCGCCTCACTCGCTCTAACGGGTGACACTATTGCCCAACTCAGCGACCGCtggagaaaacaaaaacaatccCTCTCTGGTTCCAGTGATACAAGTAAG GATATCATGTCAAGCGTTGTTTCACACCATGATTGGCTTCGTGCCTTGCGTATGACTTCTTATGGGTTTCTTTTCTATGGCCCTGGTTCATATGCATGGTATAAGTGTCTGGATCATTATTTGCCACATCAGACAGCACAAAACCTAATGCTGAAG ATAGTGCTTGGTCCATGTGTGATTGCTGTTGTCTTTGCATGGAACAATTTATGGCTAGGGAAGCTCTCACAGCTCCCAAATAAATATCAGAAGGATGCTCTCCCAACACTATTTTATG GATTTAGGTTTTGGATCCCTGTCAGTGTGTTGAACTTTTG GGTGGTCCCTCTTCAAGCCCGTGTAGCTTTCATGTCAACAGGATCCATTTTTTGGAACTTTTTCTTGTCATCAACCATGAGCAAGTAG
- the LOC18592482 gene encoding protein Mpv17 isoform X4, translating into MEALGGNGAFWGWNLPDIRSKKKRFQSKSKSSDSTAEATGAGGYRLPLKQAVTAASLALTGDTIAQLSDRWRKQKQSLSGSSDTSKDIMSSVVSHHDWLRALRMTSYGFLFYGPGSYAWYKCLDHYLPHQTAQNLMLKFLQVLLNQIVLGPCVIAVVFAWNNLWLGKLSQLPNKYQKDALPTLFYGWSLFKPV; encoded by the exons ATGGAAGCTTTGGGCGGTAATGGCGCCTTTTGGGGGTGGAACCTTCCAGATATAAGAAGCAAGAAGAAGCGGTTTCAATCAAAGTCGAAGTCCTCAGATTCAACGGCGGAGGCAACCGGCGCTGGCGGTTATCGTTTACCGTTGAAGCAAGCTGTGACGGCCGCCTCACTCGCTCTAACGGGTGACACTATTGCCCAACTCAGCGACCGCtggagaaaacaaaaacaatccCTCTCTGGTTCCAGTGATACAAGTAAG GATATCATGTCAAGCGTTGTTTCACACCATGATTGGCTTCGTGCCTTGCGTATGACTTCTTATGGGTTTCTTTTCTATGGCCCTGGTTCATATGCATGGTATAAGTGTCTGGATCATTATTTGCCACATCAGACAGCACAAAACCTAATGCTGAAG TTCTTGCAGGTTTTATTAAACCAGATAGTGCTTGGTCCATGTGTGATTGCTGTTGTCTTTGCATGGAACAATTTATGGCTAGGGAAGCTCTCACAGCTCCCAAATAAATATCAGAAGGATGCTCTCCCAACACTATTTTATG GGTGGTCCCTCTTCAAGCCCGTGTAG
- the LOC18592482 gene encoding protein Mpv17 isoform X1 gives MEALGGNGAFWGWNLPDIRSKKKRFQSKSKSSDSTAEATGAGGYRLPLKQAVTAASLALTGDTIAQLSDRWRKQKQSLSGSSDTSKDIMSSVVSHHDWLRALRMTSYGFLFYGPGSYAWYKCLDHYLPHQTAQNLMLKFLQVLLNQIVLGPCVIAVVFAWNNLWLGKLSQLPNKYQKDALPTLFYGFRFWIPVSVLNFWVVPLQARVAFMSTGSIFWNFFLSSTMSK, from the exons ATGGAAGCTTTGGGCGGTAATGGCGCCTTTTGGGGGTGGAACCTTCCAGATATAAGAAGCAAGAAGAAGCGGTTTCAATCAAAGTCGAAGTCCTCAGATTCAACGGCGGAGGCAACCGGCGCTGGCGGTTATCGTTTACCGTTGAAGCAAGCTGTGACGGCCGCCTCACTCGCTCTAACGGGTGACACTATTGCCCAACTCAGCGACCGCtggagaaaacaaaaacaatccCTCTCTGGTTCCAGTGATACAAGTAAG GATATCATGTCAAGCGTTGTTTCACACCATGATTGGCTTCGTGCCTTGCGTATGACTTCTTATGGGTTTCTTTTCTATGGCCCTGGTTCATATGCATGGTATAAGTGTCTGGATCATTATTTGCCACATCAGACAGCACAAAACCTAATGCTGAAG TTCTTGCAGGTTTTATTAAACCAGATAGTGCTTGGTCCATGTGTGATTGCTGTTGTCTTTGCATGGAACAATTTATGGCTAGGGAAGCTCTCACAGCTCCCAAATAAATATCAGAAGGATGCTCTCCCAACACTATTTTATG GATTTAGGTTTTGGATCCCTGTCAGTGTGTTGAACTTTTG GGTGGTCCCTCTTCAAGCCCGTGTAGCTTTCATGTCAACAGGATCCATTTTTTGGAACTTTTTCTTGTCATCAACCATGAGCAAGTAG
- the LOC18592482 gene encoding protein Mpv17 isoform X2 — protein sequence MEALGGNGAFWGWNLPDIRSKKKRFQSKSKSSDSTAEATGAGGYRLPLKQAVTAASLALTGDTIAQLSDRWRKQKQSLSGSSDTSKDIMSSVVSHHDWLRALRMTSYGFLFYGPGSYAWYKCLDHYLPHQTAQNLMLKVLLNQIVLGPCVIAVVFAWNNLWLGKLSQLPNKYQKDALPTLFYGFRFWIPVSVLNFWVVPLQARVAFMSTGSIFWNFFLSSTMSK from the exons ATGGAAGCTTTGGGCGGTAATGGCGCCTTTTGGGGGTGGAACCTTCCAGATATAAGAAGCAAGAAGAAGCGGTTTCAATCAAAGTCGAAGTCCTCAGATTCAACGGCGGAGGCAACCGGCGCTGGCGGTTATCGTTTACCGTTGAAGCAAGCTGTGACGGCCGCCTCACTCGCTCTAACGGGTGACACTATTGCCCAACTCAGCGACCGCtggagaaaacaaaaacaatccCTCTCTGGTTCCAGTGATACAAGTAAG GATATCATGTCAAGCGTTGTTTCACACCATGATTGGCTTCGTGCCTTGCGTATGACTTCTTATGGGTTTCTTTTCTATGGCCCTGGTTCATATGCATGGTATAAGTGTCTGGATCATTATTTGCCACATCAGACAGCACAAAACCTAATGCTGAAG GTTTTATTAAACCAGATAGTGCTTGGTCCATGTGTGATTGCTGTTGTCTTTGCATGGAACAATTTATGGCTAGGGAAGCTCTCACAGCTCCCAAATAAATATCAGAAGGATGCTCTCCCAACACTATTTTATG GATTTAGGTTTTGGATCCCTGTCAGTGTGTTGAACTTTTG GGTGGTCCCTCTTCAAGCCCGTGTAGCTTTCATGTCAACAGGATCCATTTTTTGGAACTTTTTCTTGTCATCAACCATGAGCAAGTAG